The following proteins are encoded in a genomic region of Cryptomeria japonica chromosome 11, Sugi_1.0, whole genome shotgun sequence:
- the LOC131070500 gene encoding uncharacterized protein LOC131070500: MTEESGSAEETAAQRRERLKALREAQQLLDSEHPQPQSQPQPQPPQQIEPQVEEEAEQDGKLDMKFRNYLPRDKKLQENRIAPPALPKFDDPVATAPPISNGTEDPIVNIAPKKPNWDLRRDVQKKLDKLDRRTQRAIIELMQEEEKRRQEAAEQTNEAVEED; encoded by the exons ATGACGGAAGAGTCGGGTTCAGCGGAGGAAACGGCAGCACAACGGAGGGAAAGACTGAAAGCTCTGAGGGAGGCTCAGCAGCTCTTAGATTCGGAACATCCTCAACCTCAATCTCAACCCCAGCCTCAACCTCCACAGCAAATCGAGCCTCAAGTAGAGGAGGAAGCAGAACAAGATGG GAAGCTGGACATGAAATTCCGGAATTATCTCCCTCGAGATAAGAAACTTCAGGAGAATAGAATAGCTCCACCAGCCCTTCCCAAATTTGATGATCCAGTTGCTACTGCTCCACCAATCTCAAATGGGACAGAG GATCCAATTGTCAACATAGCTCCAAAAAAGCCAAATTGGGATCTTCGTAGGGACGTGCAGAAGAAGTTGGACAAGCTTGACAGGCGAACCCAGAGGGCCATAATTGAGCTTATGC AGGAAGAGGAAAAACGCAGGCAAGAGGCTGCTGAACAAACAAATGAAGCTGTAGAGGAAGATTAA